The stretch of DNA TTTTGACATCCTTTTATTATGTTTGATTAGCTATGCTGCCAGTTCTGTTCATCCGCCTTATCTATCATTCCAACATAGGAAATGGGAAAAGCGCAAAGCTTCATTTTCCCATTTCCACTGTCAACATATTACGGCCTTTCCTCCTTACCAATCGAAATCATATTGGCAAACAAGCGATAGGCACCTGGTACCCCAGCGGGTAATTCTCTAAACCAGGAATACCCGGTATAAATATAATTTCCATGACCATATGGTGCGACTAATAAACCACCATCGCTGGCGGGTTCATTGGGGTCATTACAAGAAAGGATCGCTTGAAAATGCTCATCCCATTCACTAGGGAAATACAAGCCTCTTTCCTGGACCCAGCCCTCAAAGTCTTTGGAAGTGATCTTATTAGGGAAATTCAGAACAGGATGATCCGGCAGTAAAAAGCGGACCTCAGCTTCTTCAACGGTTACTCTATCGTTAGAAAGTTTGAAGGGATAAGGTGCCATCTGATCCTGCGGAACTTTTAGCCCACGACTGGTATTATACTGAACGATAAGATTGCCTCCGTCCTTTACATAATCGAGCAGCTTGGGTTGATAAAACTTGAGTCGATCAACGGTGTTATAGGCGCGGATGCCGAGAATAATGGCATCAAATTGGCGCAGGTAATCTGGCTGAAAATCACCATCATTGAGCATCGTTACTTCATAGCCAATCTGTTCGAGGTTGGTCGGTATCTCATCACCAGCCCCCATCAAATAGCCCACTTTTCGGCCAGCAATGGCCAAGTCGACTTTAACGACCCTGGCGACGGACTGACGGTAAACCGTCTGAACCGGAATGTGATCATAAACAATAAAAATCGCTTCTTGGTCATATATCCTATCCCCTAATTGAACTTTGGGTGTGATGGTCGCTTCGCTTTGATCTTTTGGCGGAAAAAGTTTGAAGCTGAAAATTTGCTCCTCCCCTTTTTGGTTGAGCGCAAAGTCAATATTTTCTGGCTCGACTCGCCAACCTGGCGCATGTGCCAGGCTCAGCGACCCTTGCAAGCTATCTTTTCCTGCTTTTACAAGGATATTCACATTTTTAGGCGCATCGCTATTTCCAAAAATGAAGACTTTGTTGGTAAAATTAGCATAGACAGGAGGGGTTACCTCAAAAGGCCTAAACACTTCCCCTTTGACCGGATCCGTTTGTTTAAAAACGATAGGCCGATGAATTTTTAAGGCAATTCCTTCGACCATGAGGTCGAAAACAGCTTGAAAGTTGCGCGGGGTCTCTGGTAGGCCGCGAAGGGTCTGTTCCTCTACGGTATACATTCCCAGGCTAGCTTCTTCGTTCAGCCAATAAGGGTTGGTAAAAGGCATGTCTTCAGGTAAGGTCAGCACCTGTTGTAGACTAAAACCTTGGTTATTAGCAAGTACCTGATTAAAAAGGGTATCTTTTTTAGAAGGCAAAAACTGGATCGATTTTAAGGTCACCTTAGCAGGAGATCGATTGATGATTTCAAGTCTCAGTCGAACATCTTCTCCAGGAGTGGCAGAAAAACTATTAGCAGTAGCTTCTGCATACAATCCTAGGCAGGCTTCGATTACCTGCTCTATCTCTGCTTTTTTCACCTGTTTCCAGTAACCATCCGGCAAAGCCTGGATCAATTTGTAGGCGCTGATTAAGTCCGTAAGGCTAGCATAAGGTGCATCATATTTGAAGTTTTGCTCAACCTTTGTCAGTATTTCACCAATTGGAGCGCCTCCTTTGACCCTTGTCCAGGTGGTATTAACACCTTCAAACAAATCTTTTGTCGGTTTTTCTCCCTTGATGATTTCGAGGTACTCCAACTCTTCTCCACGTGAACCGGCGGAGCCAAATCCCTGACATTTATGCATGCTTCGGCTTTCAGCGGCAATTTCCGTGTTCGATTTTCCAAGGATCGGATAATAAACGCCAACATCCACACTAAAGAGGTTGCTTTTATCGGCTTTTTGGAAATTTTCCTGGCTACCATAAAAATACCAGCCCGTATTAAAAAACAGGCGCTTGGGCTGCCACGGCTTTACGTATTTGAGTTGAGCTGGATAGACACTGGCATCTGCGGTTAGGTCGAATGCTTCGAAGGAAAGCATGGCCGAAGAAGTATGGTGACCATGGGTGGTCCCCTCCGAGCGGTGATCGAATCGATTGATAATAATATCCGGCTGCCATTTTCGGATAGCCCAAACCACATCTGATAATACCTCTTCTTTGTTCCAAATTTTAAGGGTTTCGTCAGGATGTTTGGAATAGCCAAAGTCATTGGCGCGCGAAAATAGTTGGTTGCCCCCATCGATCCGGCGAGCGGCCAGTAGTTCCTGGGTACGGATGAGCCCCAACAGCTCCCTAATTTCAGGGCCAATGAGGTTTTGGCCGCCATCGCCACGGGTGAGCGACAAATAAGCCGTGTTGGCCTTGACTTCATTGGCCAAATAGGCAATCAGTCGGGTGTTTTCATCATCCGGGTGTGCAGCAATGTAAAGGGCAGACCCCAGAAAATTTAGTTTTTGAATCGCTTCGTGAATATCGGCAGATTTCCATTTCTTTGGCGCCTGGCCAAAAGTAGTGATGGGGAATAAAACAATAACACAAAGCAGTAATTTGAAGATAACTCGCATATCGTAAAATTATTAACAGATGGTTGTAGTCTTATTGGACTTTTGACGCTTTTGGTAATCCTCCGTTTTCCAAGCTAAAAATAGGAAGTTGGAAGTTGGAAAATTGTGCTCCTGAGTCTTTCCGCCTTCCGCTTTCCGCCTTCAAATTAGCGAATATCAAAAGTACAGGTTTTAGTACGGGTCAATAAAGAAAAGGATATTTTTTCACATATCATGCCTGCTTATTTCGATCCTTTTCAGATTCTTTTCGTTGTATAACATATCCTGCATCTTTTCGGTTTGGTTCTCAGGCCATTTTTCCAAATTGAAATTTGCAACTGGGAAAGACAAGATAAAGGGAAATGAAAGACTTTGTGTAACAAATACACTTATTTCTCAAAATCTG from Saprospiraceae bacterium encodes:
- a CDS encoding PIG-L family deacetylase is translated as MRVIFKLLLCVIVLFPITTFGQAPKKWKSADIHEAIQKLNFLGSALYIAAHPDDENTRLIAYLANEVKANTAYLSLTRGDGGQNLIGPEIRELLGLIRTQELLAARRIDGGNQLFSRANDFGYSKHPDETLKIWNKEEVLSDVVWAIRKWQPDIIINRFDHRSEGTTHGHHTSSAMLSFEAFDLTADASVYPAQLKYVKPWQPKRLFFNTGWYFYGSQENFQKADKSNLFSVDVGVYYPILGKSNTEIAAESRSMHKCQGFGSAGSRGEELEYLEIIKGEKPTKDLFEGVNTTWTRVKGGAPIGEILTKVEQNFKYDAPYASLTDLISAYKLIQALPDGYWKQVKKAEIEQVIEACLGLYAEATANSFSATPGEDVRLRLEIINRSPAKVTLKSIQFLPSKKDTLFNQVLANNQGFSLQQVLTLPEDMPFTNPYWLNEEASLGMYTVEEQTLRGLPETPRNFQAVFDLMVEGIALKIHRPIVFKQTDPVKGEVFRPFEVTPPVYANFTNKVFIFGNSDAPKNVNILVKAGKDSLQGSLSLAHAPGWRVEPENIDFALNQKGEEQIFSFKLFPPKDQSEATITPKVQLGDRIYDQEAIFIVYDHIPVQTVYRQSVARVVKVDLAIAGRKVGYLMGAGDEIPTNLEQIGYEVTMLNDGDFQPDYLRQFDAIILGIRAYNTVDRLKFYQPKLLDYVKDGGNLIVQYNTSRGLKVPQDQMAPYPFKLSNDRVTVEEAEVRFLLPDHPVLNFPNKITSKDFEGWVQERGLYFPSEWDEHFQAILSCNDPNEPASDGGLLVAPYGHGNYIYTGYSWFRELPAGVPGAYRLFANMISIGKEERP